The following nucleotide sequence is from Catillopecten margaritatus gill symbiont.
ATCGTGGAGGTGGTCGCTCTTCTGCCCGTGAAACGGCGATGCGTGTGGCGTGTGGTGGTATTGCCAAAAAATATCTTAAACAAGAATTTGGCATTGAGATTAAAGGCTATCTCTCACAATTGGGTTCGATTAAAATTGATTTATTGGATTGGAACGAAGTGCATAGCAACCCGTTTTTTTGTCCCGATGCGAGCAAAATTACTGAACTTGAAGACTATATGGACGCACTTAGGAAATCAGGTGATTCCATCGGTGCACGCATTAACATCGTTGCCACCAATATGCCTGTAGGTTTGGGTGAGCCGATTTTTGACCGACTAGAAGCCGATGTTGCACACTCAATGATGAGTATTAACGCCGTTAAGGGCATCGAAATTGGTGCAGGCTTTGGTTCTATTACGCAAAAAGGCTCTGAACATCGTGATACGATTAACACAGATGGTTTTGAGTCGAATAATGCAGGTGGTACGCTCGGTGGCATCAGTTCTGGGCAAGATTTACTCGTATCAATTGCCCTAAAGCCCACATCCAGTCTGCGTTTACCGATTGACAGCATGGATAAAGACGGAAAAATGGCAGAAGTCATTACCACAGGTCGTCATGACCCATGCGTTGGCATTCGTGCCACACCGATTGCGGAAGCGATGCTAGCAATCACTTTACTCGACCATGTACTGCGTCATCGTGGGCAAAATGCGGGCGTTGAATCATTAACGCCTGTTGTTCCAGCGGCTAAATAAACTATTCACTATATAACTAATCTAAGGAAATCATGCTTTTCTCGCTTATCCATAAGTACCTTTCTACCAATCCAAAAAATGACATTTTATCGGGTCTAACCGTTGCACTGGCTTTGGTGCCTGAAGCGGTTGCCTTCGCCTTGCTCGCTGGTGTTTCGCCCTTAGTTGGCTTATATGCCGCCTTCACCATCGGCTTAGTCACCTCAATCATCGGCGGTCGCCCAGGAATGATTTCTGGTGCAACGGGTGCGATTGCCGTGGTGATTGGCACACTGGTGGCAATGCACGGAGTAGAGTATTTATTTGCTGCCGTAGTCTTAACGGGTGTTTTGCAAATGATTTTTGGAATATTAAAACTGGGTAAATTTATCCGTCTGGTACCACACCCCGTTTTTTTAGGGTTTGTGAATGGCATTGCGATGGTGATTTTCATCGGGCAGGTCAAACAATTTAAAGTGGGTGATGCCTGGATTACAGGCGAACCACTGATGATTATGCTGGTCATTATTGCTGCAACAATGGCAATTATTCAGTTCTTGCCAAAATTTACCAAAGCAGTACCTGAAATACTGGTGGCTGTGATTGTCGGCAGTTTAGCCGTAATCTGGCTAGGTCTTGACACCCGCACAGTGGGTGATGTCGCCTCTATCGCAGGCGGATTACCCACCTTCCACCTCCCCGAAGTGCCCTTCAATTTAGACACTTTAAAAATTATCTTTCCTTATGCTCTAACAATGGCATTGGTTGGCTTGATTGAAAGTTTATTAACCCTCAACTTAGTCGATGATTTAACCGAAACCACAGGACAGCCAAATCGTGAAAGCGTTGGACAAGGCGCTGCCAACTTAGTTACCGGCTTATTCGGTGGCATGGGTGGCTGTGCAATGGTTGGGCAAAGCATTATCAATGTCAAATCCGGTGGTCGAGGTCGCTTATCAGGCATCGTTGCCTCAATTGCCCTGCTATTATTCATTCTCTATTTGTCAGAATACATCGAAATGATTCCAATAGCCGTACTTATTGGCGTAATGATGATGGTCGTCATTGGCACCTTTGAATGGTGTACACTGGGTCTATTCGGCAAAATACCTGTATTGGATGTGGTTACAGGCATCTCAGTTGCCGTCATAACAGTATTGACAGACAATTTAGCCTTAGCCGTCATCGTCGGCGTCATCTTATCCGCCCTATCCTTTGCCTGGGAATCTGCCAGCAAAATCCACCTCAGCAAAGAACAAAACGATAAAGGTAACAATGTCTATAAAGTCAACGGTACCCTATTCTTCGCCTCAAAAGAACACTTTCAAGAATTATTCAACCCCAAAGCAGACACAGACGATGTTTATATTGACTTCGGCAACGCCAGAGTCTTAGACCACTCCGCTATTCAAGCCATCGACAAACTTGCCACCCGCTACAAACGCGTCGGAAAAACCCTACATCTACAACACCTAAGTGCCGAATGTCGCTTACTCCTAAAAACCGCTAAAAACTTAGTAGAAGTCAACGTCTTAGAAGATCCAACTTACCATGTCGTCGATGACAAACTTGCTTGATACTCGCAAATGCGTTATAATCAAGACTGAATTTCATTAAAGATTATATAATTATGGATACATTAAAAATATCAAATAAACTAACTGAATTGGGCATGAAAAAAATACAGTCTGATTTCATTGCTGAGGCTATTAATGATAAAAATAAAGAGGTAGTGACAAAAGATGACATTAAAAACCTTAAAGAATTAATGTATTTAGCGATTGCCGTAGGTGGCGCAACATTTGGTTATGTCATTTCAAAATTAGGCTAGGGTTGTGAAAAAAACACCAGCAATCGCTGCACTACTTATATCGACAGTACTTAATGCACACTATAATCATTCAGGTTTTTTTAATGATAATTTTTGGAACGATTTTGAGCATCAATTTCAACAATTTGACCGTCAAATAACAAAATTACAACACACTCAATCAAGACAATATTTTGATAAAAACAGTAATGCCTATATCCTTGAGCTTAAAACACAGGGTGTTAATAAAAGAGACTTAAGTATCAAAGCTGAAAACAATAGGCTAACCATCAAGGGTCAACACAAACAAACTAACGATAATGCACAGTCATCAAATACTTTCTTATTTACCACTTCTCTTCCAGCTAATGGCGACATTACCAATATCACTACTGACTTCAAAAATGGCATCCTAAAAGTATCCATTCCAAAACATAAACGCCAAAAGTCTCAATCTCAAAAAACCGCCATCCAATAACTTTACAACAGGTCAGACCTGCTGTAAATGCTATTTACCCTTCTGATCACCCCACAACAACTTATGCATTTGCACTTGTAAGCGCACATTAAGCTGCTTGTCTAAAATCCAATCCGCCAATTCAACAGGTTGCACTTTATCAAATACTGGGGAAAATAAAACCCCTGCTGATGTTGGATATTGGCTGAGAATATCAACACTCCAGTCAAAATCTTTTTTTGAGCCAATAACGAATTTTAATTGGTCTTTGGATTTCAGTTTTTCAATGTTGCTGTATAGATTTTTATCTGCTTCATTTGAACTTGGGGTTTTGACATCCATTACCACCGATATCGCTGGATTAACATCGCTAATATCAATACTACCACTGGTTTCCAACGATATTTTATAGCCTTCTTTAGCCAATCTATCTAATAAAATATGGCAATTAATTTGCGCCAATGGTTCACCGCCCGTCACGCAAACCAGTTTGGTGTTGTATTGCTGAATTTCTGCAACAATATCATCAATACTCAGTAAATTATTACCTTTAAATGCATATTCAGTATCGCAATAAGTGCATCGTAGTGGGCAACCTGTTAGGCGGATGAATACAGTTGGTAAACCGACTTCTCGGGCTTCGCCTTGTAGGGAGTAAAAAATTTCGTTGATATTAAGCATAACCATAGCGTTATTTAAATTGCCCTTCTTTAAGTTGTTTGATTTTATTACGCACATCTGCCGCTTGTTCAAATTTTAATTCTTCTGCAAAGCCCATCATTTCCTTTTCTAGTATTTTCAATTCTTTAGCGAGTTGAACGGGGGAAAGTTTTGCCATAATCGGGACATTGTATTCGCCTTCTGGGTCGGCGACCATGGAATCGGTGTCTAAAATATCAACGATTGGTCGCACCACGCTTTTTGGGGTGATGCCATTGGCTGTGTTGTGCTTTTCTTGTAATTTGCGACGGCTAGTGGTTACATCCATCGCTTTTTTCATAGATTTGGTGATTCTATCGGCGTATAAAATCACATGTCCGTTGACATTTCTGGCGGCTCTGCCCATGGTTTGAATGAGTGAGCGTTCGGAGCGCAGAAAACCTTCTTTGTCAGCATCTAAAATTGCGACAAGTGATACTTCTGGAATGTCTAAACCCTCTCTAAGTAAGTTGATGCCGACTAATACATCAAAGATGCCGAGGCGTAAATCACGGATGATTTCTACCCGTTCGACGGTGTCAATATCGGAATGTAGATAGCGGACTTTGACTTGGTGTTCGTTCAAATATTCACTCAGTTGTTCGGACATTCGTTTGGTTAAAGTGGTCACCAAAACTCGTTCTCCGACCTCGACGCGTTTGTGGATTTCGCTGAGTAAGTCATCGACTTGTGTTTCCACGGGACGCACTTCGATTTCGGGGTCTAATAAGCCTGTTGGGCGTACCACTTGGTGGACAATTCGACTGGAGACATCCATTTCATATTGTGCGGGGGTGGCTGAGACTAAAATGCATTGATGGACTTTATCTTCAAATTCTGCGAATCTCAAAGGGCGATTGTCGAGTGCTGATGGGAGTCTAAAGCCAAATTCTACTAAGGTGGTTTTACGCGCCCTGTCGCCGTTATACATCCCACCAATTTGACTGGCACTGACATGCGATTCGTCCAAAATAATTAGGGCATTTTCGGGTAAATAATCAAATAATGTTGGGGGTGGCTGCCCTTCTTTTCTATTGGATAAATAGCGGGAATAATTCTCAATGCCGTTGCAGTATCCCAACTCACTCATCATTTCAATGTCCATTCGCACTCGCTGGGTTAAGCGTTGTTCTTCTACGAGTTTATTGGCTGCTAATAATTCTTTTTGTCTGGCTTTAAGTTCAATTTTAATGTCGTCCAACATATTTAAAATTTTAGATTTTGGTGTAACATAATGCGTTTGTGGATAGACGGTAACTCGTTGCAAGCGCTTATACTTTTCACCTGTCAGTGGGTCAAACCAATAAATCGCTTCAATCTCCTCATCAAATAATTCAAGTCGCAACGCTTGCTCTTCCGAGTCCGCAGGGAAAATATCAATCACCTCGCCCTTCACTCGAAAATGCCCACGGGTCAAACTCACATCGTTACGCGTATATTGCATTTGCGACAAACGCGATAAAATCTCTCGCTGGTCAATCACTTCGCCAACACCTAGGTGCAATAACATTTGCATATAACTGTCTGGGTCACCCAAGCCGTAAATTGCTGATACAGAGGCGATGATAATTACATCGTCCCGTTCTAATAATGCTTTGGTTGCTGACAAACGCATTTGTTCAATTTGCTCGTTAATTGAGGAATCTTTTTCAATATAAGTGTCACTCGCTGGCACATATGCCTCAGGCTGGTAATAATCGTAGTAAGAAACGAAATATTCCACTGAATTATTCGGGAAAAACGCCTTCATTTCACTATATAACTGTGCGGCAAGGGTTTTATTCGGTGCCATAATCAAGGTTGCTCGTTTGGTTTGCTCAATCACATTTGCCAAAGTGAAAGTCTTGCCAGAGCCTGTTACGCCTAGCAATGTTTGAAATTTTTCACCCGCATTAATCCCTTCTATCAACGACTCAATTGCCTTTGGCTGGTCTCCCATCGGAGAAAATTGCGATTCTAATTGAAATTTCTCACCCATTAAGCGATTTTTTGATTATCATAACCCATCAATTTTAAACAATATTAAGTCTATGAACAGCCTCCTTTCAAATAGAGTCGGAAAAGTTAAGCCATCCGCCACTTTAGCCGTTACTGCAAAAGCTAATGAACTTAAAGCTCAAGGTATTCAAATCGTCTCAATGGGTTCAGGCGAGCCTGATTTTGACACACCACAAAATATTCAAGATGCAGGCATTGCCGCTATTAAGAACGGACAAACTCGTTACACAGCCGTTGACGGCACACCTGAATTAAAAAATGCAATCATCAGCAAATTCAAACGCGAAAATGATTTAAACTACAACAATAATGAAGTAATGGTCTCATCTGGTGGTAAACAAGTGTTTTACAACCTCTGCCAAGCCGTTCTCGATGAAGGTGATGAAGTCATCATTCCATCGCCTTACTGGGTCAGCTACCCCGATATGGTAATTTTGGCAGATGCCACACCCATCGTTGTGGAAACGGGTTTAGAGCAAGATTTTAAAATCACCCCCGAGCAATTAGAAGCGAGCATCACCGACAAAACCAAACTTTTTGTCATTAACAGCCCTTCCAATCCAACAGGTACAGTATATAGTAAGACGGAACTCCAAGCCTTGGCCACCGTCTTGCAAAAGCATCCAAAAGTGCTAATTATCACCGACGATATTTATGAACACATCCGCTGGGGCAACGAAGATTTTATCAACATCGTTATGGCGGATAACAACTTGAAAGACCGCACAGTAATTTTAAATGGCGTTTCCAAAGGCTATGCCATGACCGGCTGGCGCATCGGCTATGGCGCAGGTCCAGAACACATCATTAAAGCCATGAAAAAAATCCAAGGACAGTCCACCTCAAACCCCTGCTCTATCGCTCAAGCCGCAGCATTAGAAGCCTTAAACGGTGACCAAAGTATTATTAATGTCATGGTAACCGCCTTCAGTGAGCGCCACGACTTCATTGTCAACGCCCTAAATGCAATTGATGGCATTGAATGCCCTAAATCACAAGGTGCATTTTACTCATTCCCTCGTGTAGAAGGCTTAATCAAGCGTTTAGGTTTAAAAGACGATGTGGAGTTCTCCACTTATTGCCTAGAAGAACTCAACATTGCCCTAGTCCCAGGCTCCGCTTTCGGTGCCTCAGGCTATGTGCGTTTTTCATTCGCCACCAGTATGGACAATATCAAGATTGCCACCGAAAAACTTGCCAGCATTTAAAAACAGGTCCAACCCGTGGTGATAGATAGATGATGGTGGCTAGTGTTTTGTGTTTTTCCTTGTGGTAAATTAACAACGGGTCGGACTGTTGTTAATGAATGTTTCTATAAACTTGGTTATTTTCACGCTTGGCGATTGTTAACACTAAAATGATAATTTCTTGGTCTTTAACTTCGTATATCAAGCGATAGCCTGATTTTTTAAGTTTAATTTTGTAGAGGTTTTTATACTCTCTAAGTTTGTCTTTCGGAACCCTTGGGTTTTGTAGTCTTTGCTGTAGTTTTTTATCAAGTTGTTGGCGAATGCCATACCCCAACTTCCTCCATTCTTTGTTTGATGCTTTAGTAAATACTAATTTAAAAATCATCATTCATCAGATCCTTAATATCTACCTCAATTAAATCTTCGTCTTTGTATTTCAACCGTTCATTAATCAATGGCATTAAATAATAATCTTCTAAATCACCCATCATTTTTTCATACATCTCTGCTGGCACTAAATAAGAACTGGCGATATTGTGATTGAGAATTGCCACAGGATATCCGCCTGCTTCTTCAAGAATTTTAGTTGGTGATTTTTTTAACTCAGTAATACTGGCGATATGGTCGCTAAAAATTGCTTGCATTTTTTTCATCCTTAATTAAATACTAAATAACGCCTATTATTTAATATCATTTACACTCATTTGTCAAATTAAAATCCCCCAATCCAAAAGTAGAGACTGAAAAGATAGTGCTAGGTTTATGATTTCTACTTTTGGATTAGGGAAATCCAGCAGGATTTTGAGATTGCCAACGCCAAGTGTCTTCACACATTTCGTCTAACTCACATTTAGCCTGCCAATCTAATTTTTCCTTAGCAAAACTTGGATCAGCATAGCAAGTAGCAATATCTCCAGCACGCCTATCAACAATCTCATAAGCAACAGTCTCACCCGATGCTTTTTCAAAAGCCTTAACCATATCCAATACCGAGTATCCATTGCCTGTACCGAGATTAACAATCAGCACCTGTGGTTTATTTAATGCCTGCAAGGCTTTAACATGCCCTTTTGCCAAATCCACCACATGAATATAATCCCGCACTCCAGTGCCATCAGGCGTGTCGTAATTGCCACCAAATATACTCAATTTATCAAGTTTTCCGACTGCTACTTGTGAAATATAAGGAATAAGATTATTGGGGATGCCATTTGGATTTTCGCCAATCAGTCCACTTTTATGCGCACCCACGGGGTTAAAATAACGGAGTAAAACAATATTCCAAGTGTCGTCTGCAACAAAAACATCTTGCAAAAATTCTTCAATCATCAACTTTGAACGCCCATAAGGATTGGTCGCTGACAAGGGGAAATTCTCTCGAATTGGTACTGTTTTTGGATTGCCATAAACCGTTGCTGACGAGCTAAAGACAAAAGTTTTACAGCCAAAATCACGCATCACTTTAGCTAAAACAAAAGTCCCACCAACATTAGTATCATAATACTCAATCGGCATCTCCACCGACTCACCCACTGCTTTCAAGCCTGCAAAATGAATCACCCCATCAAAAGTGTGTTGTTTAAAAACCTTGGTTAACCCTATCTTATCACGCACATCCACTTGATAAAAAGGAATTGCCATACCCACAATTTTTTCAACCCGCTTCAACCCTTCCAATGACGCATTACACAAATTATCGACCACCACAACTTCCAATCCTGCTTCAATCAACTCAATGCAAGTATGTGTGCCTATATAGCCTGCACCACCTGTTACTAATATTTTTTTCATAGATGTGTTTTATTTAAATATGATATTCAGTATATTGGGTATTAAGCCACATTATCTAAGCTTCCCCTTGCACTTGACTTGTTAGACAAATAAACTATTGCAACATACTTGAGTTACCCAACAAAGTAACTGAAATTATACTAGATAACATTATTTCACCCAGCGATAAATCAAAGTATAAATCACCATAAACAAACAAGCCCAGCTTATCAATGCAACCTTATCATCATACCAAAACATTGCAGGTACAATGCTCACTAGAGACAACACCCATAAATAAGGGGAAGTTTTACTATTATTCCAGACCTTGTTTCCATTGGGATTTGCAACCACCATAGCCTTATGTATCAACATATGCAAGTGAAATGCATCAGGTTGGCTAGCAAGTGTGCCATGAATAACTTTTTTACGATATATGCTAAACAATAGCTCATACATTGGATACATTAACAACGCCAATACAAACCAATTCGATAATACAGCGTGTCTAGACACAAAAATCAACCCAATCATTGACAACATAAAGCCAATAAAATACGCCCCGCCATCACCCATAAACAACTTGCCAGATGGGAAATTCAACACAAAAAATCCAAGTAAAGATGCCACCAACAGTAAATTCAACTGCACAATTACCATATCACCCAACTGATAAGCCACCACCGCCATTGCCGTTGACACCAACATCGCGTACCCCGACATCAACCCATTGTAACCATCAATCACATTGATACTATTAACTGCGCCGCCAACCACTAATAGTGTGAATACTAAAGCAATTAACGGATAAGACAACAAATCATCTACCCACACAAAGCCCAACACCGATACACCAACATTAAAATAAAAGAAACTTACACTAATCGCAATAAAGATAAAAATCAAACGCCACAAAGGCGAAATATCCGCTGTAAAATCCTCAATTAACCCAATCACAAATACTGGCACAGCCACCAACAGTACTGGTAATAGAACTTCTCGAGCCTCTACAGGCAACAAAAAACATCCCATAGAAAGACTCAAAAATACCGCTAAACCACCCACATGCGGTGTCGGATGATGATGAAACTTCTGCACCCCTGTTAAATCATGCCGATTCAAAAACCATTGCTTCTTATCAGCCATCACCACAATCAAGCTACCCAAACCCAAAGAAAAAATAAAACTCACTAAAAATACTTGCATATCACACTCCAGAAAACACTTGTATGACTCTGCCACTTTTAAGTGTTGAAGTTAACAAAATTTTCTTGTCTACTGCATCATAATTTAACACCTTCTTCTGCTTTTTCTGTGCGACCCGCTCCTTAGATGCAAATCCAAGCCAAGTGACAATTACCATGCTAATTATTATCCATAACATCATTATTTCATCATCTTCTAAATTCATTTTTAATCCTCTATAAATACTTATTTTTTGTAATTAAAACCACCCTTTGGTTTAAAAAAATGCTTACCCTTTTATAATCTCAACTACTTTAAACTTAATCAGTTAATATTTATCTTTTATACTTTTACATAACTTTTTTAAATTATTTCATTAAATCCCTAACTTTACACTGTGGCTTAAATCCAGGCACAAGTTTTATTAATAACTGACGCAATTCTTCATGATTACTTTCTGCAAGCGTCACTTCCAATGCTTTTAAAATTACTTCTAACTCACCCCATGCCAATTTATCTTCCTGAGCATGCATAATCAACGGGTTGTCGGTTTTGTTAACATTATCGCCAATCAACAACTCTTCATAAAGTTTCTCGCCTGCCCTCAAACCTGTATATTTAATCTCAATATCGCCGTTTGGATTGTCCATATCTTTAACTTCCAAGCCACTCAAATGCACCATTTTCCGAGCAAGGTCGTCGATACGCACAGGTTCACCCATATCCAAGACAAATACATCGCCACCCCTATCCATTGCCCCTGCCTGAATGACCAGTTCAACAGATTCTGGAATGGTCATAAAATAGCGAATAATATTTTTATCAGTAACAGTAATGGGTCCGTGGTCTTTGATTTGTTGGGTGAATAAAGGAATGACTGAACCACTAGAACCTAAGACATTGCCGAAACGAACCATGGTAAATTGGGTTACACTTTGTTTGTCTGCCAACGCTTGCAAAATCAACTCAGCCACTCGCTTGGTCGCACCCATCGTATTAGTTGGACGCACCGCCTTATCGGTGGATATCAGTACAAAAGTCTCGACACTCGCATCAATAGCCGCCTGTGCGCAATTCAGTGTGCCGAACACATTATTATTCACGCCTTCTGTAGTATTAAACTCCACCATCGGCACATGTTTGTAAGCGGCAGCATGATAAATCGTCTGCACGCTAAAACGCGCTAAAATTTCCGTCAATCGCTGAGTATTATTTACGCTACCAAGTATTGGATAAACTGTTATACCTGATTCGGACAACTCTTTTTCAATGGTATAAAGCGCCAATTCGCTCATCTCAAATAACACCAAAGCACTTGGCTGTAAACTCACAATTTGACGACATAATTCCGAACCAATTGAACCACCAGAACCCGTTACCATCACTATTTTGTCCGTAATATTCTTACCCAATAACGCCTGATTTGGCGCCACCACATCACGCCCGAGCAAATCCTCAATACTCACCTTGCGCAAATCGCCAACACTTACCCGACCCTGTGCCAACTCCGCAATCCCTGGCAACGCACGCACCACCACGGGATGCACTTCAAGATTATTAATAATCTCCGCACGCACACTCCGAGACACAGACGGCATTGCAATCAGCACCTCGCTAATTCTCAGTTTCTCTAGTAAATCCTTAATCCCCACCATTGAATAAATCCGCAACCCACGAATTTGCGACCCTTGTAACTCTGTAGAATCATCAATAAATCCCACAGGCTTATACTCAGAAGTCCCTTCAAGCGCCGCCGATAACTGTACCCCAGCACCCCCCGCACCATAAATCAGCACCCGCTTCTGCCCACCATTTGTGCTGTCTTTCAGCAGTGATAATCCAGATCCATAACTCAATAACGACCGTATTGCCACACGCAATCCACCCACTACTACCAACGACAATACCCAATTAATCAAAATCACCGACCGAGGAATCCCCTCAACCGCCGCCATAAACCCAACAACCCCCCAAATCAACGCATACAAACTCACCGCCTGCACAATCGTGCGCACATCACGAAAACCCATATAACGAATCACACTACGATACAACCCAAAATGAATAAAAATTGGCACAGCAATTACCGGTGCACCGAGTATCACCCACACCAAATCACTCTCGGGAAAATACCAGTATCCTAGGCGAATTGAAAATGATGCTAGCAAAATTCCTATCAGTAAGACGGAATCAACCGATAACATTAATAGTTGCTTATTAAAACGACATAGATTGATTACTGTACTGATCATTTAATGAGTGCTTTTATGGGCTTATATTTTTTAGAATGTTACCTTGATTTTCCAGATTTTGCTTTAATATTATTCACAATATCGTTAATCTTTTTATAAGCAAGATGCTGATTATTCATTAAAGCCTTGTTATTCTTTGGTGTATCTAAATATTTTCGAATCTTTCTGATCTCAGCAATCATATCCACGCCTTTTTCTTTAAAATCTCTAGATAAAATCACCATATTGGAATTAAGACGAAGGTGTTCAGATAGAATTAAAGATGCATCAAGATTTTCATTGCCCAATCTTGCCACTCCACCAAATCCAAACTTCACATCAGCGTCAATAATTTTTTTACTTAATTGTTCAACTGTTCCATTTGATAGCAGTTCAAACATAAAGGTTAAATTTGTGGATAAATGTAAATCATTTAAACCAATATGAATTTCATCAATACCTTTGAGTGCCAAGATATTGTCAATCTCTAAAACTGCTTCTGGTGTTTCAAGTAACAAGCAAGTTGTTACTCTACCTCCAACAAGCTCCAAAAAATGCACTACTTCCTGCTTTGACTTAAACATTGGTAACATGATAATATCAGCACCCTGTTTGATAACCTCTTCAATTTCTTCTTCTGTATTTTTATTAATAGGATTTATTCTCACTAACAATTGTGAGGTATCTAATATGGAGCGAATGCACCCAATGTCTTTTAGTGAGTGGTTAGATATAACTGTATTTAAGTGCCCTTGCCTATCTTTCTTATCTAAAATTTCAAGGTCAACCATAATTCTATTGACGCCCGCATCTTGAGCAATAGTGGCTGCACTAATATCGTTGGTAATATAAATTAAATCCACAGATTAATCCTTATAAACAGGCGTTAGCCAATGCTGATACTGGTTATGCTCCCCACGAACAATTTGAAAGTACAAATCTTCAATATTTGCCGTTACTTTTCCCTTTGTTCCTACACCCACTGACGACTCATCAATACTAAATACTGGTACAATTTCAACCGCCGTACCACACATAAACACTTCATCAGCTGACTGCAATTCTTCTCGCTTGACATCCCTCTCAACCACCTTTAGTCCCAAATTATTTTTAGCAATCTCAATCACTGTAGCGCGCGTAATACTATCTAAAATAGAGGCCGTCAGTGGTGGTGTAATCAACACACCTTCTTTCACAAGAAACACACACGACCCAGGTCCTTCTGATACCGTACCTTGGTCATTTAAAAATATCGTTGAATCGTATCCGTTGCGAGTTGCTTCTAGTTGCCCCATTCTACTATTTATATAGTTAGCACCCGTCTTAATTTTCGGGGAAAGAGAGCGCTCATTGATTCTTTC
It contains:
- the aatA gene encoding Aspartate/prephenate aminotransferase — its product is MNSLLSNRVGKVKPSATLAVTAKANELKAQGIQIVSMGSGEPDFDTPQNIQDAGIAAIKNGQTRYTAVDGTPELKNAIISKFKRENDLNYNNNEVMVSSGGKQVFYNLCQAVLDEGDEVIIPSPYWVSYPDMVILADATPIVVETGLEQDFKITPEQLEASITDKTKLFVINSPSNPTGTVYSKTELQALATVLQKHPKVLIITDDIYEHIRWGNEDFINIVMADNNLKDRTVILNGVSKGYAMTGWRIGYGAGPEHIIKAMKKIQGQSTSNPCSIAQAAALEALNGDQSIINVMVTAFSERHDFIVNALNAIDGIECPKSQGAFYSFPRVEGLIKRLGLKDDVEFSTYCLEELNIALVPGSAFGASGYVRFSFATSMDNIKIATEKLASI
- the relE_1 gene encoding mRNA interferase toxin RelE, whose translation is MMIFKLVFTKASNKEWRKLGYGIRQQLDKKLQQRLQNPRVPKDKLREYKNLYKIKLKKSGYRLIYEVKDQEIIILVLTIAKRENNQVYRNIH
- the uvrB gene encoding UvrABC system protein B codes for the protein MGEKFQLESQFSPMGDQPKAIESLIEGINAGEKFQTLLGVTGSGKTFTLANVIEQTKRATLIMAPNKTLAAQLYSEMKAFFPNNSVEYFVSYYDYYQPEAYVPASDTYIEKDSSINEQIEQMRLSATKALLERDDVIIIASVSAIYGLGDPDSYMQMLLHLGVGEVIDQREILSRLSQMQYTRNDVSLTRGHFRVKGEVIDIFPADSEEQALRLELFDEEIEAIYWFDPLTGEKYKRLQRVTVYPQTHYVTPKSKILNMLDDIKIELKARQKELLAANKLVEEQRLTQRVRMDIEMMSELGYCNGIENYSRYLSNRKEGQPPPTLFDYLPENALIILDESHVSASQIGGMYNGDRARKTTLVEFGFRLPSALDNRPLRFAEFEDKVHQCILVSATPAQYEMDVSSRIVHQVVRPTGLLDPEIEVRPVETQVDDLLSEIHKRVEVGERVLVTTLTKRMSEQLSEYLNEHQVKVRYLHSDIDTVERVEIIRDLRLGIFDVLVGINLLREGLDIPEVSLVAILDADKEGFLRSERSLIQTMGRAARNVNGHVILYADRITKSMKKAMDVTTSRRKLQEKHNTANGITPKSVVRPIVDILDTDSMVADPEGEYNVPIMAKLSPVQLAKELKILEKEMMGFAEELKFEQAADVRNKIKQLKEGQFK
- the bicA_1 gene encoding Bicarbonate transporter BicA, whose translation is MLFSLIHKYLSTNPKNDILSGLTVALALVPEAVAFALLAGVSPLVGLYAAFTIGLVTSIIGGRPGMISGATGAIAVVIGTLVAMHGVEYLFAAVVLTGVLQMIFGILKLGKFIRLVPHPVFLGFVNGIAMVIFIGQVKQFKVGDAWITGEPLMIMLVIIAATMAIIQFLPKFTKAVPEILVAVIVGSLAVIWLGLDTRTVGDVASIAGGLPTFHLPEVPFNLDTLKIIFPYALTMALVGLIESLLTLNLVDDLTETTGQPNRESVGQGAANLVTGLFGGMGGCAMVGQSIINVKSGGRGRLSGIVASIALLLFILYLSEYIEMIPIAVLIGVMMMVVIGTFEWCTLGLFGKIPVLDVVTGISVAVITVLTDNLALAVIVGVILSALSFAWESASKIHLSKEQNDKGNNVYKVNGTLFFASKEHFQELFNPKADTDDVYIDFGNARVLDHSAIQAIDKLATRYKRVGKTLHLQHLSAECRLLLKTAKNLVEVNVLEDPTYHVVDDKLA
- the aroC gene encoding Chorismate synthase, with amino-acid sequence MSGNSIGKLFTVTTAGESHGEALVGIVDGCPPGLELCAADLQGDLDLRKPGTSRHTTQRREEDLVKILSGTFEGKTTGTPIALIIQNTDQRSKDYGNIANSFRPGHADYTYQQKYGIRDYRGGGRSSARETAMRVACGGIAKKYLKQEFGIEIKGYLSQLGSIKIDLLDWNEVHSNPFFCPDASKITELEDYMDALRKSGDSIGARINIVATNMPVGLGEPIFDRLEADVAHSMMSINAVKGIEIGAGFGSITQKGSEHRDTINTDGFESNNAGGTLGGISSGQDLLVSIALKPTSSLRLPIDSMDKDGKMAEVITTGRHDPCVGIRATPIAEAMLAITLLDHVLRHRGQNAGVESLTPVVPAAK
- the queE gene encoding 7-carboxy-7-deazaguanine synthase, with product MLNINEIFYSLQGEAREVGLPTVFIRLTGCPLRCTYCDTEYAFKGNNLLSIDDIVAEIQQYNTKLVCVTGGEPLAQINCHILLDRLAKEGYKISLETSGSIDISDVNPAISVVMDVKTPSSNEADKNLYSNIEKLKSKDQLKFVIGSKKDFDWSVDILSQYPTSAGVLFSPVFDKVQPVELADWILDKQLNVRLQVQMHKLLWGDQKGK